The proteins below come from a single Mycobacterium parmense genomic window:
- a CDS encoding RES family NAD+ phosphorylase, which produces MIAAPEQGRTLWRVGYYADPLGFTPLELYQFSHRFDDVYRRFRTLYCADLAETCLREVLADFRPNLGALRRHVERYGPEAAQDFTEKPVTAQWRIQHALVPTVLKLDGPLIDLTDVPTRQEIEDRHVELLLEHDLQHLDLREITTSRRAITQTIAADLFDRGAGAVRFPSRLDGNACVALFEGRGTASLAGDPIALTDPPPEPLLNVTTPWGLVLEPAPVKLL; this is translated from the coding sequence GTGATCGCGGCGCCCGAGCAGGGGCGAACCCTGTGGCGGGTCGGCTATTACGCTGACCCGCTCGGCTTCACTCCGCTGGAGCTGTACCAGTTCAGTCACCGTTTCGACGACGTCTACCGCCGGTTCCGCACGCTCTATTGTGCTGACTTGGCGGAAACGTGTCTTCGCGAGGTGCTAGCCGACTTCCGGCCGAACCTCGGCGCGCTGCGCCGCCATGTTGAGCGCTACGGACCTGAGGCTGCCCAAGACTTCACTGAGAAGCCGGTCACTGCGCAGTGGCGCATACAGCACGCCCTCGTTCCCACAGTCCTGAAGCTCGATGGCCCCTTGATCGATCTCACCGACGTGCCCACACGCCAGGAGATCGAGGATCGCCACGTCGAACTGCTGCTCGAGCACGACCTGCAGCACCTCGATCTGCGCGAGATCACCACCAGTCGCCGCGCCATCACGCAGACGATCGCCGCGGACCTTTTTGACCGAGGCGCCGGCGCCGTCCGGTTCCCGTCCCGCCTGGACGGCAACGCTTGCGTCGCACTCTTCGAGGGGCGCGGCACCGCGAGCTTGGCCGGAGACCCCATCGCGCTCACCGACCCGCCGCCCGAACCGCTCCTCAACGTCACCACGCCGTGGGGCCTAGTGCTTGAGCCAGCGCCGGTGAAACTGCTCTAG
- a CDS encoding alpha/beta fold hydrolase has translation MERVQVDTALGEICVHIDGSGEAILFWPSLLMTGDMWAGQSDHFADRHRVVLIDPPGHGGSQKLTATFTFEKCAQCIVDILDHLGIGSAHFVGNSWGGMIGGTFAALHPDRVRRAVLMNCTASVAGARQKVEYAIMLRMARLLGGIKPPLTRSVLKSFLGPTTFRTRPDVVAYVRTRVTGNDVASCSWAVRSVVPLRPDQHALLARVTTPVLVVAGAEDTTFPNHETKAMADAIPGATFVVLDGVAHLAALEDPALINALVEDFLAE, from the coding sequence GTGGAACGCGTACAGGTCGACACCGCACTCGGTGAAATTTGCGTTCACATCGACGGGTCCGGGGAAGCGATCCTGTTCTGGCCCAGCCTGCTGATGACTGGCGACATGTGGGCCGGGCAGTCCGACCACTTTGCCGACCGCCACCGCGTCGTCCTGATCGATCCCCCCGGACACGGCGGCAGCCAAAAGCTCACCGCGACTTTCACCTTCGAGAAGTGCGCACAGTGCATCGTCGACATTCTCGACCACCTCGGCATCGGCAGCGCCCACTTCGTCGGCAACTCATGGGGCGGAATGATCGGCGGCACCTTCGCCGCCCTCCACCCCGACCGCGTCCGCCGAGCCGTGCTGATGAACTGCACGGCATCGGTAGCCGGCGCCAGGCAGAAGGTCGAGTACGCCATCATGCTACGGATGGCCCGGTTGCTCGGCGGGATCAAGCCGCCACTGACCCGATCGGTTCTCAAGAGCTTCCTGGGCCCGACCACCTTCCGGACGCGGCCCGATGTCGTCGCCTATGTCCGCACCAGGGTCACGGGCAACGACGTGGCGTCATGCTCATGGGCGGTGCGCAGCGTGGTCCCCTTGCGGCCCGACCAGCACGCACTTCTGGCTCGCGTGACGACGCCCGTGCTGGTGGTCGCGGGAGCCGAGGACACGACGTTCCCCAACCATGAGACGAAGGCCATGGCCGACGCCATCCCCGGCGCCACGTTCGTCGTCCTGGACGGCGTCGCGCACCTCGCCGCACTCGAGGACCCAGCTCTGATCAACGCGCTGGTCGAGGACTTCCTGGCGGAGTGA
- a CDS encoding crotonase/enoyl-CoA hydratase family protein encodes MSTTEFETLLYTTAGPVATITLNRPERLNTIVPPMPDEIEAAIGLAERDSRIKVIVLRGSGRAFSGGYDFSGGFQHWGEAMMTDGKWDPGKDFAMATARQTAPTQKFMAIWRASKPVIAQVHGWCVGGASDYALCADLVIASNDAVIGTPYSRMWGVYLTGMWLYRLSLAKAKWHSLTGRPLTGVQAAEVELINEAVPFERLETRVAEIAAELAQIPLSQLRAQKLIVNQAYENMGLASTQTLGVILDGLMRNTPDALDFIQIAEAQGVRAAVERRDGPFGDYSQAPPELRPDPTHIIVP; translated from the coding sequence ATGTCGACAACCGAATTCGAGACGCTGCTGTACACGACGGCCGGCCCGGTCGCGACCATCACGTTGAATCGCCCGGAGCGGCTCAATACCATCGTCCCGCCGATGCCCGACGAGATCGAGGCGGCCATCGGCCTCGCTGAGCGAGATTCGAGGATCAAGGTCATCGTGCTGCGAGGGTCCGGCCGGGCCTTCTCCGGCGGCTACGACTTCTCCGGCGGTTTCCAGCACTGGGGGGAAGCCATGATGACCGATGGGAAGTGGGATCCGGGCAAGGATTTCGCGATGGCCACCGCGCGACAGACGGCGCCAACGCAGAAGTTCATGGCCATCTGGCGGGCGTCCAAGCCGGTGATCGCCCAAGTGCACGGTTGGTGCGTGGGCGGGGCCAGTGACTACGCGCTGTGCGCTGACCTGGTGATCGCCAGCAATGATGCCGTGATCGGGACCCCGTACAGCCGGATGTGGGGGGTCTATCTGACGGGCATGTGGCTCTACCGGCTGAGCCTGGCCAAGGCCAAATGGCACTCATTGACCGGTCGGCCGCTGACTGGCGTGCAGGCCGCGGAGGTCGAGTTGATCAATGAGGCGGTGCCATTCGAGCGCCTCGAGACTCGCGTCGCCGAGATCGCCGCCGAGCTGGCGCAAATCCCGTTGTCACAACTGCGGGCGCAGAAGTTGATCGTCAACCAGGCCTACGAGAACATGGGCCTGGCCTCCACCCAGACGCTGGGCGTCATTCTGGACGGCCTGATGCGCAACACCCCTGATGCGCTCGACTTCATCCAGATTGCCGAGGCGCAGGGGGTGCGGGCCGCCGTCGAGCGCCGCGACGGCCCGTTCGGCGATTACAGCCAGGCCCCACCGGAGCTGCGGCCCGATCCCACCCACATCATCGTGCCGTGA
- a CDS encoding AraC-like ligand-binding domain-containing protein, giving the protein MTYCNSVGAQHFEALAQFVSARLVPMGLSCDKIDTFRAEAHFANLGIVQLSSLRIGNAFIARRTRKHIANAGPEYLKVVRQIVGTSVVSQGDRQAALAAGDFVLYDTTRPYQIIGSRQCQMQAMLFGRDELRLLPSGLERIVARPISGREGLGLVVSQYLSGIARQLHAGECSRSYRLGDATLSLIAALFTERFGYPGGSDLGEGKTGLLLQVRTYIEHRLGDPRLDLANIAAAHHVSIRTLQKLFESDGQTVTGWIRARRIEHCRKDLANISLADEPISTIASRWGLVDPAHFSRLFKTTYGLTPRDYRTSALSLPETVAGTLAPGGAHFNELS; this is encoded by the coding sequence ATGACTTATTGCAATTCCGTTGGCGCACAGCATTTCGAAGCGTTGGCCCAGTTCGTTTCGGCGCGCCTAGTCCCGATGGGGTTGTCGTGCGACAAGATTGACACCTTCCGTGCGGAGGCGCACTTCGCGAATCTCGGCATCGTGCAGTTGTCCAGTCTGCGAATCGGCAATGCATTCATCGCGCGCCGTACCAGAAAACACATCGCCAACGCCGGGCCCGAGTACCTCAAAGTTGTTCGGCAGATCGTCGGTACCTCGGTCGTATCACAGGGCGATCGCCAGGCCGCATTGGCGGCCGGGGACTTCGTCCTCTACGACACGACCCGTCCGTATCAAATCATCGGTAGTAGACAATGCCAGATGCAGGCCATGCTATTCGGGCGCGACGAATTACGGCTGCTGCCATCAGGATTAGAGCGCATTGTCGCTCGCCCGATAAGTGGGCGCGAGGGCTTGGGTCTGGTGGTATCACAGTATCTTTCCGGTATTGCCCGACAACTCCACGCCGGTGAGTGCTCCCGCTCGTATCGTCTTGGCGACGCCACTTTGAGTCTCATTGCTGCGCTATTCACTGAACGGTTCGGCTATCCCGGTGGAAGCGACCTCGGCGAGGGCAAAACCGGCCTGCTGCTACAAGTCCGAACGTATATCGAGCACCGGCTCGGCGATCCCAGACTGGACCTAGCCAACATCGCGGCCGCCCACCATGTTTCCATCCGTACCCTGCAGAAGCTCTTCGAAAGCGACGGACAAACGGTGACTGGGTGGATACGTGCCAGGCGAATCGAGCACTGCCGCAAGGACCTTGCGAACATCTCGCTTGCGGACGAGCCGATCAGCACGATCGCCTCCAGATGGGGTCTAGTTGATCCGGCACACTTCTCACGACTCTTCAAGACGACATACGGCTTAACTCCCCGGGACTACCGGACGAGCGCACTGAGTCTGCCCGAGACGGTGGCGGGTACCCTCGCGCCTGGCGGTGCCCACTTCAATGAGCTGTCCTGA
- a CDS encoding TetR/AcrR family transcriptional regulator, translated as MDSDRPRASGAETAEKVLEAAADLLRSNGIEAVSTRAVAAAAGVQPPAIYRQFGDKQGLLDAVTGFVLQNYLQDKRQAAVTDDPVQDYRDIWDLHVDFGLEHPDCYILAYVQPRPGSMPPPGRESLEILHRLISRIGDHGLLRMSVKRAVQFAHAAAMGFVLSQIRVPPGERDPQLSEVMRESSIAAMVIDGSRQPAPSDLPGRAVALREALVADANGELTPNEKALMAEWLDRLADRSAS; from the coding sequence ATGGATAGCGACAGGCCTCGCGCTTCAGGTGCCGAAACGGCAGAGAAGGTGCTGGAAGCCGCCGCGGACCTGTTGAGGTCCAACGGCATTGAGGCGGTCTCGACGAGGGCCGTTGCGGCGGCGGCCGGCGTGCAGCCGCCCGCCATCTACCGACAATTCGGCGACAAGCAGGGGCTTCTCGACGCCGTCACAGGGTTTGTGTTACAGAACTATCTGCAGGACAAGCGGCAAGCTGCCGTAACCGACGATCCCGTGCAGGACTACCGCGACATATGGGATCTTCATGTCGACTTCGGCCTTGAACACCCCGATTGCTACATCCTCGCTTACGTCCAGCCCCGACCCGGCAGTATGCCGCCACCGGGCCGCGAATCGCTCGAAATCCTGCACAGACTGATCTCTCGGATCGGCGATCATGGCCTGCTGCGGATGAGCGTCAAGCGTGCCGTGCAGTTCGCACACGCCGCCGCAATGGGCTTCGTCCTCAGCCAGATTCGTGTCCCGCCCGGTGAACGTGACCCTCAATTGTCGGAGGTCATGCGTGAAAGCAGCATCGCCGCAATGGTGATCGATGGATCGCGGCAGCCAGCTCCATCGGACCTTCCCGGGCGTGCGGTCGCATTGCGAGAGGCGCTGGTAGCCGACGCCAATGGCGAGTTGACGCCAAATGAAAAGGCGTTGATGGCCGAGTGGCTCGATCGCTTAGCCGATCGCTCGGCGAGCTGA
- a CDS encoding GMC family oxidoreductase, producing MPSASKTSNSYDFIVVGAGTAGSVIASRLSEEPSARVLLLEAGSATPLPASAVPPLWPTMIGSSADWGDSTTVQSATGSSIRLVRGRGMGGSSAINAMMFLRGHRASYAAWEHVGAKSWGYDDLLPYFKRSETVVGGDPSLRGVNGPMRVAEIDPLHPVIAAGLDAAVQCGYRRANDISSGLEIGFGPSQQNIVEGKRLSAADAYLLPWLSRPNLEVVADVLVHRLRINRGRCTGVEYSTADGTSISVACSAEVVLTAGTIGSAQLLMLSGVGPQQHLRAVGVGVTLDLPGVGANFHDHVMAPVVFRSTRPMPPSNSGHCDAFGLIQTKYAERGPDLHLLFINSTGIGLPGDDGSVVGYVIAAGVMQPFSRGSIRLCGPDATAAPLVDPNYFGDDRDLRTLITGLRVAREIGAASAYDAWRSAEALPGPAVNDDNALRDFAKAAYQSYLHPVGTCAMGNSQMSVVDSELRVRGISGLRVADASVMPSIPSANTAATVYAIAERAAELIGG from the coding sequence ATGCCATCAGCATCGAAGACCTCGAACTCCTACGACTTCATCGTCGTCGGCGCCGGTACAGCCGGATCCGTGATCGCCAGCCGACTCTCAGAGGAACCAAGTGCACGCGTGTTGCTGCTCGAGGCAGGCAGCGCGACCCCGTTGCCAGCCAGTGCTGTCCCGCCGTTGTGGCCGACCATGATCGGCAGCTCGGCCGATTGGGGCGACTCCACAACCGTGCAGTCGGCGACAGGGTCGTCAATCCGGCTGGTCCGAGGCCGGGGCATGGGCGGATCCTCGGCAATCAACGCCATGATGTTTCTTCGCGGACACCGGGCCAGCTACGCGGCTTGGGAGCACGTCGGCGCGAAGAGCTGGGGGTACGACGACCTGCTGCCGTATTTCAAACGCAGCGAGACCGTTGTCGGGGGCGATCCGTCACTGCGCGGGGTCAACGGCCCGATGCGAGTAGCTGAGATTGACCCGCTGCATCCAGTCATCGCCGCTGGCCTCGACGCCGCGGTCCAGTGCGGATACCGTCGCGCGAACGACATCAGCAGCGGACTGGAAATCGGGTTCGGCCCGAGCCAGCAGAACATCGTCGAGGGGAAACGGCTCAGCGCCGCCGACGCATACCTATTGCCGTGGTTGAGCCGGCCAAATCTCGAAGTCGTCGCCGATGTCCTCGTGCATCGGCTTCGGATCAACCGAGGGCGCTGCACCGGCGTGGAATACAGCACGGCCGACGGGACATCGATTTCCGTCGCGTGCTCCGCAGAAGTCGTACTCACCGCCGGCACCATCGGCTCGGCCCAACTGCTCATGTTGTCCGGAGTCGGCCCGCAGCAACACCTTCGCGCCGTCGGAGTAGGGGTCACACTCGACCTGCCCGGCGTGGGAGCGAATTTCCACGACCACGTGATGGCCCCGGTGGTGTTCCGATCCACCCGGCCGATGCCGCCAAGCAACAGCGGTCACTGTGATGCCTTCGGATTGATTCAGACGAAGTATGCGGAGCGCGGCCCCGACCTCCACCTACTCTTCATCAACTCCACCGGCATCGGCCTACCGGGCGATGACGGCAGCGTGGTCGGCTACGTGATCGCAGCTGGGGTGATGCAGCCGTTCAGCCGCGGCAGCATCCGACTTTGCGGGCCGGATGCCACCGCCGCGCCGCTCGTCGACCCGAACTACTTCGGCGACGACAGGGACCTCCGAACGCTCATCACCGGACTACGGGTTGCCCGTGAAATCGGTGCCGCCAGCGCATACGACGCCTGGCGCTCCGCGGAAGCCCTGCCTGGTCCCGCTGTGAACGACGACAACGCCCTTCGTGACTTCGCCAAAGCCGCCTACCAGTCGTACCTCCATCCCGTGGGAACGTGCGCAATGGGCAACTCGCAGATGTCGGTTGTCGACAGCGAATTGCGGGTGCGTGGCATCAGCGGCCTCCGAGTCGCCGACGCCTCCGTCATGCCCTCAATTCCGTCGGCCAACACTGCCGCCACTGTCTATGCGATCGCCGAACGCGCAGCCGAGCTGATCGGCGGCTGA
- a CDS encoding rolling circle replication-associated protein, giving the protein MVPQVACRYVRTFAELDYTPLVECGRAPAMVTMTYPGDCETVARGGASVKRHVALWCKRFQCEWGEPARYIWKLEFQRRGAPHIHLRTAPPHGVSRSGRTFRDWLSQECWRAALAGGRDKGTALEPPGSHRVRPAIGAVGGDPSAADQLGCAFGDRIDSGGSVGRRN; this is encoded by the coding sequence ATGGTCCCGCAAGTCGCGTGCCGCTATGTGCGCACCTTCGCCGAGCTCGATTACACGCCATTGGTGGAGTGCGGCCGTGCGCCAGCGATGGTGACCATGACCTACCCCGGTGACTGCGAAACGGTCGCCCGCGGCGGGGCCAGTGTGAAGCGACACGTGGCGCTCTGGTGCAAACGATTCCAATGCGAATGGGGCGAACCAGCCCGCTACATCTGGAAGCTGGAATTTCAGCGCCGCGGCGCACCACACATTCACCTAAGAACGGCTCCCCCACATGGCGTCAGCCGATCAGGCCGCACGTTCCGGGACTGGCTGTCACAGGAATGCTGGCGGGCGGCTCTGGCCGGAGGGCGGGACAAAGGAACCGCACTCGAGCCCCCGGGCTCGCACCGGGTTCGGCCCGCGATCGGCGCTGTTGGCGGCGATCCGTCAGCCGCCGATCAGCTCGGCTGCGCGTTCGGCGATCGCATAGACAGTGGCGGCAGTGTTGGCCGACGGAATTGA
- a CDS encoding nitroreductase family deazaflavin-dependent oxidoreductase, with protein MVRSRRCCSRDRVEEAEGTIGASEAVSICGSITRSDEPATQAAPRIHDEFARQNVHLALIVPFCPNADEPICRTKRGTVVPRSNAAVAACVAVSLAIGLIVRRLHIAAGMRRGDPAVIDAKRKRNKRFANKMVTRVGRAGRPHSVFGIVECTGRRTGRPYSTPIRVVEQPDSFIVPLTYGPKTSWYVNLRHNPGVLRWQGRPVPVGNPTPVPTTAVSHLLPPPSRFLLWLDGTDQCVRLHKLSETAEVAPRHDDTE; from the coding sequence ATGGTGCGCTCGCGCCGCTGCTGTTCCCGGGACCGCGTCGAGGAGGCGGAGGGCACCATCGGTGCGTCCGAGGCGGTCAGCATCTGCGGCTCCATCACCAGATCCGACGAGCCCGCCACCCAAGCCGCACCGCGCATCCATGACGAATTCGCCCGTCAGAACGTCCATCTGGCTCTGATCGTGCCGTTCTGCCCCAATGCCGACGAGCCGATCTGTAGAACGAAAAGAGGTACGGTTGTGCCACGTTCGAATGCTGCCGTGGCGGCTTGTGTAGCGGTCTCGCTGGCCATCGGGTTGATCGTGCGGCGGTTGCACATCGCCGCCGGGATGCGTCGCGGTGATCCGGCCGTAATCGACGCCAAGCGCAAGCGCAACAAGCGCTTTGCCAACAAAATGGTTACACGTGTAGGGCGAGCCGGTCGCCCGCACAGCGTCTTCGGGATCGTGGAGTGCACGGGTCGACGCACCGGCCGCCCATACAGCACACCGATACGGGTGGTGGAGCAGCCCGACAGCTTCATCGTCCCGCTCACGTACGGCCCGAAAACCAGCTGGTATGTCAACCTGCGCCACAATCCCGGCGTGTTGCGCTGGCAGGGCCGCCCGGTCCCGGTGGGCAACCCGACCCCCGTCCCCACCACCGCCGTTTCCCACCTGCTCCCGCCGCCATCGCGGTTCCTGCTTTGGCTCGACGGCACCGACCAGTGCGTCCGCCTCCACAAACTCAGCGAGACAGCCGAGGTCGCCCCGCGGCACGACGACACAGAGTGA
- a CDS encoding TetR/AcrR family transcriptional regulator translates to MGVRREQAERRRNELIGAALAVFADKGVDGASIKDIARAAGVTPGLLYHYFASKGDLVAAVLAERGFMPQLHAILGEHADQPATVVLPRLMRAFDETLAANADLMSLFFAVSHADGALRNFVATGQHLLQSYLSSRAQAGELQPELIDAAALTLFAAVAIGHKTGHRVDVDELVELVLNGLST, encoded by the coding sequence GTGGGTGTGCGACGTGAACAGGCCGAGCGCCGAAGGAATGAGCTGATCGGAGCCGCGCTCGCGGTTTTTGCCGACAAGGGCGTCGACGGAGCATCCATCAAGGACATCGCCCGAGCCGCAGGAGTCACGCCGGGGCTGCTCTACCACTACTTCGCGAGCAAAGGGGACCTGGTGGCGGCCGTCCTCGCCGAGCGGGGTTTCATGCCGCAGTTGCACGCCATTCTCGGTGAGCATGCAGACCAGCCGGCCACCGTTGTATTGCCACGACTGATGCGAGCTTTCGACGAAACGCTCGCCGCCAACGCTGACCTGATGTCGCTGTTTTTCGCGGTGAGTCACGCCGACGGAGCGCTGAGAAATTTCGTCGCCACAGGACAGCACCTGTTGCAGTCCTACCTGAGCTCGCGCGCGCAGGCCGGGGAACTTCAGCCTGAACTCATTGACGCTGCCGCGCTCACGTTATTCGCGGCGGTGGCCATCGGTCACAAGACGGGTCACCGAGTCGACGTCGACGAGCTCGTCGAACTCGTCTTAAACGGGTTGTCGACGTAA
- a CDS encoding MmpS family transport accessory protein yields MVFLSWKGQRLKTISLSNGVRRWWILLVVAVVAAVAGFCIYRLHGIFGSHHSTAAGGGISDQTEPFNPKHITLEVFGDPGAVATINYVDINVQPQQVVNASLPWSLTMVTTQPGAFSNLVAQGNSDSLGCRILVDGVVKDERIVNEVNAYTFCLVKSG; encoded by the coding sequence ATGGTGTTCCTTTCTTGGAAAGGCCAACGGTTGAAGACGATTTCGCTAAGCAACGGGGTGAGACGGTGGTGGATTCTGCTCGTCGTCGCGGTGGTGGCGGCGGTGGCGGGATTTTGCATTTATCGACTTCATGGGATTTTCGGTTCCCACCACAGCACCGCGGCCGGCGGCGGCATATCGGATCAGACGGAACCGTTCAATCCCAAGCACATCACTCTCGAGGTCTTCGGTGACCCGGGAGCGGTGGCGACCATCAATTACGTAGACATCAACGTGCAGCCGCAGCAAGTCGTGAACGCGTCCCTGCCGTGGTCGTTGACCATGGTCACGACGCAGCCCGGAGCCTTCAGCAACCTGGTGGCGCAGGGCAACAGCGATTCCCTGGGCTGCCGCATCCTGGTCGACGGTGTGGTCAAAGACGAAAGGATCGTCAACGAGGTGAACGCCTACACCTTCTGCCTGGTGAAGTCGGGATGA